One Chloroflexota bacterium genomic region harbors:
- the murI gene encoding glutamate racemase has product MITSGKGRGRWIGLFDSGVGGLSVWREVARELPGQPLLYLADQAHCPYGVRPLEEIRRIVQAVVQWLVDQGAEVIVVACNTASAAALYHLRERFSVPIVGMEPAIKPAVLRTRSGRVGVLATPGTFAGEPYARLLARYARGAEVIAQPCPDWVEHVESGRMEDPITAELVERYVRPLCAAGVDELVLGCTHYSFLRPWIERAAGPSVDVIDPAPAVARQTRRVSAGIGLAPGDRPAAYRFVTTGEPRRFEEQLRRLVGWAGEAEAARWRDGRILSPVIPDKPK; this is encoded by the coding sequence ATGATCACGAGTGGCAAAGGCAGGGGCCGCTGGATCGGCCTCTTCGATTCGGGGGTCGGCGGGTTGTCCGTCTGGCGAGAGGTGGCCCGAGAGCTGCCCGGCCAGCCGCTGCTCTATTTGGCGGACCAGGCGCATTGCCCGTACGGCGTGCGGCCATTAGAGGAGATCCGGCGCATCGTGCAGGCGGTGGTGCAGTGGCTGGTCGATCAGGGGGCGGAGGTGATCGTTGTGGCGTGCAACACGGCCTCCGCGGCCGCCCTTTACCACCTGCGCGAGCGCTTCTCCGTCCCCATCGTCGGCATGGAGCCCGCGATCAAGCCCGCGGTGCTGCGCACGCGCAGCGGCCGGGTGGGCGTCCTGGCCACGCCGGGGACCTTCGCCGGGGAGCCATACGCCCGGCTGTTGGCCCGCTATGCCCGGGGCGCAGAGGTCATCGCCCAGCCCTGCCCGGACTGGGTCGAGCATGTGGAGTCTGGGCGGATGGAGGATCCCATCACGGCCGAGTTGGTGGAGCGGTATGTGCGGCCGTTATGCGCCGCTGGCGTGGATGAGCTGGTGCTGGGGTGCACGCACTACTCGTTTCTGCGGCCGTGGATCGAGCGGGCGGCCGGGCCCAGTGTGGATGTGATCGATCCCGCCCCGGCGGTGGCGCGACAGACGCGGCGGGTAAGCGCGGGGATCGGCCTGGCGCCTGGGGATCGGCCGGCCGCCTATCGGTTCGTGACGACGGGGGAGCCGAGGCGTTTCGAGGAGCAATTGCGGCGACTGGTCGGCTGGGCGGGGGAGGCGGAGGCGGCTCGCTGGCGCGATGGGCGCATTTTATCCCCAG
- a CDS encoding 50S ribosomal protein L9 gives MKVMLTQDIEGLGQAGEIKEVAGGYARHYLIPRGLALPATKGVRKQAAAIREAAERRRAREMNEAQALAEKLNALTLRFTARAGESDRLYGSITSSDIAEAIEREVGQAVDRRHIELERPIRQLGTHQVSIRLMSNVTAQVTVVVEREGGEEAEQSEEQEKQEQQEQQAEEA, from the coding sequence ATGAAAGTCATGTTGACCCAGGATATAGAGGGATTGGGACAGGCTGGTGAGATCAAGGAAGTCGCTGGGGGATACGCGCGCCATTATCTGATCCCGCGGGGGTTGGCCCTCCCGGCCACCAAGGGGGTGCGCAAGCAGGCTGCGGCCATCCGTGAGGCCGCGGAGCGCCGTCGGGCTCGGGAGATGAATGAGGCGCAGGCGCTGGCGGAGAAGCTGAACGCGCTCACGCTTCGGTTCACCGCCCGGGCGGGCGAAAGCGATCGCCTGTATGGCTCCATCACCTCCTCGGACATCGCGGAGGCCATCGAGCGAGAGGTCGGACAGGCCGTCGATCGGCGGCACATTGAGCTGGAGCGCCCGATCCGCCAGCTGGGCACCCATCAGGTCTCCATCCGCCTGATGTCCAACGTGACCGCCCAGGTGACGGTCGTCGTTGAGCGCGAGGGCGGTGAGGAGGCGGAGCAGTCTGAGGAACAGGAGAAGCAGGAACAGCAAGAACAACAGGCCGAGGAGGCCTGA
- a CDS encoding DUF2723 domain-containing protein, producing MNVEMTPSSLRLRRFAFTRLWPQYTTRWVGVLLILAALALYLWTLDDGLQPEELRGGDLITHQYAQVQARPSNAPGYPLYTMGGWVWFRLGRLLLGPYSNPIRILSSYSTLWALLALWLLYRLLIDVTDGRWIIAELCTAFYAVTYFFWYYATTTEQYTSAVAQTLLMIWLAFRWEAAQSRGRDGEPYLLALALLTGIGLAHMVTVLFVVPPILWFVLTRRPDLVRRPRFIAKAAGLCALPLLSYIYVYVRGAQHPEWRGVGQWESTWQWFWSFVSTRQGRDELTWSLLPLWTDEFPALIWRELTWPVLLVGLWGISRLGRRRATLIYSTLVIYLAFCFIDRLGNWYQVIMPAYPLIVLGLAMAATEVWQLGRGRVRQALQVATILALCVLVGYRFTLSLPGADSSNRPGDVGLDPGWRIIADDPPADAAILGTLDQLLALDYLTQIWGVRPDLQPSGAAEAREALAAGHLLLSTVEAIPIVQAEVLPDARFSSAGLTLIEVRTEPQMECPECSTLEVPLYMPLGDGLMLMGIDRPQPKIHPALPRRFYPGPRIRLYWEAMAPIRHDWSISLRPTRQDALIFDNGRLVQSDRVHPVQGTYPTTRWFPGEIVRDDYEVPKTPNPPPDGLAIVIYRSLPGGGFQNLIVMPLPITPYPQPDKLEAP from the coding sequence GTGAACGTCGAGATGACACCCTCCAGCCTGCGATTGCGACGGTTCGCCTTCACCCGCCTTTGGCCACAATACACCACCCGGTGGGTCGGAGTGCTGCTCATCCTCGCCGCGCTCGCGCTGTACCTGTGGACCCTGGATGATGGGCTTCAGCCAGAGGAGCTGCGCGGCGGAGATCTCATCACCCACCAGTACGCACAGGTCCAGGCGCGGCCATCCAACGCGCCCGGTTATCCCCTATACACCATGGGGGGCTGGGTCTGGTTCCGTCTGGGCCGCCTACTGCTGGGCCCGTACAGCAACCCGATCCGCATCCTCTCCAGCTACTCCACCCTGTGGGCCCTGCTCGCCCTGTGGCTGCTATACCGGCTCCTGATCGACGTCACCGACGGCCGCTGGATCATCGCGGAGCTGTGCACCGCCTTCTACGCCGTGACGTATTTCTTCTGGTACTATGCGACGACCACCGAGCAGTATACGTCGGCCGTCGCGCAGACCCTGCTCATGATCTGGCTGGCCTTCCGCTGGGAGGCAGCCCAGTCACGCGGCCGGGATGGCGAGCCTTACCTGCTGGCACTGGCCCTCCTGACGGGGATCGGGCTGGCCCACATGGTAACGGTGCTGTTCGTCGTGCCGCCGATCCTGTGGTTCGTGTTGACCCGCCGTCCCGACCTGGTACGCCGCCCCCGGTTCATCGCGAAGGCCGCCGGGCTGTGTGCGCTGCCTCTCCTGAGCTACATCTACGTATACGTGCGCGGCGCCCAGCATCCCGAATGGCGTGGCGTCGGCCAATGGGAGAGCACATGGCAATGGTTCTGGTCGTTCGTGAGCACCCGGCAGGGACGTGATGAGCTGACGTGGAGCCTCCTCCCCCTATGGACGGACGAGTTCCCCGCGTTGATATGGCGGGAGCTGACGTGGCCAGTGCTCCTGGTCGGCCTGTGGGGCATCTCCCGGCTGGGGCGCCGTCGGGCTACGCTGATCTACAGCACGCTGGTCATCTACCTCGCCTTCTGTTTCATCGATCGCCTGGGCAACTGGTATCAGGTGATCATGCCGGCCTATCCGCTGATCGTGCTGGGCCTCGCCATGGCGGCCACCGAGGTCTGGCAGCTTGGACGGGGAAGAGTCCGCCAGGCCCTGCAAGTTGCCACCATCCTGGCGCTATGCGTGCTGGTCGGCTATCGGTTCACCCTCAGCCTGCCTGGCGCCGACTCCTCCAATCGGCCGGGGGATGTGGGGCTCGACCCGGGCTGGCGCATCATCGCGGACGATCCCCCCGCCGACGCGGCGATCCTCGGCACGCTAGACCAGCTGCTGGCGCTGGACTACCTGACGCAGATCTGGGGTGTGCGGCCGGACCTGCAACCCAGTGGCGCCGCGGAGGCCCGGGAGGCGCTGGCCGCGGGGCACCTTCTCCTCAGCACGGTGGAGGCCATCCCCATCGTCCAGGCGGAGGTGCTGCCGGACGCTCGCTTCTCGTCGGCCGGGCTGACCCTGATCGAGGTGCGCACGGAACCGCAGATGGAGTGCCCGGAGTGCTCGACGCTGGAGGTCCCCCTGTACATGCCTTTGGGGGACGGCCTGATGCTGATGGGGATCGACCGCCCGCAGCCGAAGATCCACCCGGCGCTCCCCCGTCGCTTCTACCCCGGCCCGCGCATCCGACTCTATTGGGAGGCCATGGCGCCCATCCGGCATGACTGGTCCATCTCGCTGCGTCCCACCCGCCAGGATGCCCTCATCTTCGACAACGGCCGGCTCGTGCAGAGCGACCGGGTGCACCCGGTTCAGGGCACCTACCCGACCACCCGTTGGTTCCCCGGCGAGATCGTGCGTGACGATTACGAGGTGCCGAAGACCCCCAATCCCCCTCCCGATGGGTTGGCGATCGTCATTTACCGCTCGCTGCCGGGCGGCGGCTTCCAGAATCTCATCGTGATGCCCCTGCCCATCACGCCGTATCCCCAGCCGGACAAACTGGAGGCTCCATAA